A genomic region of Prosthecodimorpha staleyi contains the following coding sequences:
- a CDS encoding nitrite reductase, giving the protein MPRHIDRSRARLIGSAAMLIGLAFATAANAADTAPDNKRHDSSPADQYQPSLQGIDAAALAQPGTRPGDPVLTKEEFTRANQIYFERCAGCHGVLRKGATGKPLTTDVTRQNGYDYLRDFITYGSPAGMPNWGTSNELSKADIDLMARYLLNEPAQPPEFGMTEMKATWKVVVPVDQRPTKQMNKLDLDNVFSVTLRDTGEVALIDGASKQIVTRIKTGYAVHISRISASGRYLFVIGRDAKINLIDLWLEMPATVAELKVGNEARSVETSKYKGFEDKYAIAGSYWPPQYVIMDGATLEPLKIVSTRGMVYDEQTYHPEPRVASIVASHFKPEFLVNIKETGKIRLVDYSDIKNLRETEIEAERFLHDGGFDATKRYFMVAANARNKVAVVDMKESKLVKVIDTKGDKPHPGRGANFVHPKFGPVWATSHLGDETVSLIGTDPAKHPKEAWTVVQTLAGQGGGSLFIKTHPKSHYLYVDTTLNPEPEISSSVAVFDIEQLGQDKPKYKVLPIGEWSGIKEGQRRVVQGEFNKDGTEVWFSVWNGKAQESAIVVVDDKTLTLKKVIKDKNMITPTGKFNVLNTRDDIY; this is encoded by the coding sequence ATGCCACGCCATATCGACCGGTCCAGGGCCCGCCTCATCGGCAGTGCCGCCATGCTGATCGGACTTGCCTTCGCTACCGCGGCGAACGCCGCAGACACCGCGCCGGACAACAAGCGGCACGATTCCTCCCCGGCCGACCAATACCAGCCGAGCCTGCAGGGCATCGATGCCGCCGCGCTCGCCCAGCCGGGCACGCGCCCCGGCGATCCGGTCCTGACCAAGGAGGAGTTTACCCGCGCCAACCAGATCTATTTCGAGCGCTGCGCCGGCTGCCACGGCGTGCTGCGCAAGGGCGCGACCGGCAAGCCGCTGACGACCGACGTCACCCGCCAGAACGGCTACGACTATCTGCGCGATTTCATCACCTACGGATCGCCCGCCGGCATGCCCAACTGGGGCACGTCGAACGAGCTGTCCAAGGCCGATATCGACCTGATGGCGCGCTACCTGCTGAACGAGCCGGCGCAGCCGCCGGAATTCGGAATGACCGAGATGAAGGCGACCTGGAAGGTCGTCGTCCCGGTCGACCAGCGGCCGACCAAGCAGATGAACAAGCTCGATCTCGACAACGTCTTCTCGGTCACGCTGCGCGACACCGGCGAGGTCGCCCTGATCGACGGCGCATCGAAGCAGATCGTGACGCGGATCAAGACCGGCTATGCGGTCCACATCTCGCGCATCTCGGCCTCGGGCCGCTACCTGTTCGTGATCGGCCGCGATGCCAAGATCAACCTGATCGATCTGTGGCTGGAGATGCCCGCCACCGTCGCCGAACTCAAGGTCGGCAACGAGGCGCGCTCGGTCGAAACCTCGAAATACAAGGGCTTCGAGGACAAGTATGCGATCGCCGGGTCCTATTGGCCGCCGCAATACGTGATCATGGACGGCGCCACGCTCGAGCCGCTGAAGATCGTCTCGACCCGCGGCATGGTCTATGACGAGCAGACCTACCATCCCGAGCCGCGCGTCGCCTCGATCGTGGCCTCGCACTTCAAGCCGGAATTCCTGGTCAACATCAAGGAGACCGGCAAGATCCGGCTGGTCGACTATTCCGACATCAAGAACCTGCGCGAAACCGAGATCGAGGCCGAACGCTTCCTGCATGACGGCGGCTTCGATGCGACCAAGCGCTACTTCATGGTCGCCGCCAACGCCCGCAACAAGGTCGCGGTCGTCGACATGAAGGAATCCAAGCTCGTCAAGGTGATCGACACCAAGGGCGACAAGCCGCATCCGGGCCGCGGTGCCAATTTCGTCCACCCGAAATTCGGCCCGGTCTGGGCGACCAGCCATCTCGGCGACGAGACCGTCTCGCTGATCGGCACCGATCCGGCGAAGCATCCGAAGGAGGCCTGGACGGTGGTCCAGACGCTCGCCGGCCAGGGCGGCGGCTCGCTGTTCATCAAGACCCATCCGAAGTCGCACTATCTCTACGTCGACACGACGCTCAATCCCGAGCCCGAGATCTCCTCCTCGGTGGCCGTGTTCGACATCGAACAGCTCGGTCAGGACAAGCCGAAATACAAGGTCCTGCCGATCGGCGAATGGTCCGGCATCAAGGAAGGCCAGCGCAGGGTCGTGCAGGGCGAGTTCAACAAGGACGGCACCGAGGTCTGGTTCTCGGTCTGGAACGGCAAGGCGCAGGAATCGGCCATCGTGGTGGTCGACGACAAGACGCTGACCCTCAAGAAGGTGATCAAGGACAAGAACATGATCACCCCGACGGGCAAGTTCAACGTCCTCAACACCCGCGACGACATCTACTGA
- the cobA gene encoding uroporphyrinogen-III C-methyltransferase yields the protein MPSTGTVHLVGAGPGDPDLLTLKALRLIAHADVIVHDRLVSDAILSLANPRATLIDVGKRPKRHTLPQEAINRLLVEQARAGRMVVRLKGGDPFVFGRGGEEAMDLAAAGIACEVVPGITAAQGAAASLGVPLTHRGVAEHVTYLTGHCRSDKPLDFDFAKLADPNGTLVVYMGLATIGEMAARLIEHGLGAETPVLVVERATTAGERRHLSALGQVAADTQALGFEGPTLFLIGRVAGLALALGRLGDADAAFAVAAQ from the coding sequence ATGCCCTCCACCGGAACAGTCCATCTGGTCGGCGCCGGACCCGGCGATCCCGACCTCCTCACCCTGAAGGCTCTGCGCCTGATCGCCCATGCCGACGTGATCGTGCATGACCGGCTGGTCTCCGACGCGATCCTGAGCCTCGCCAATCCGCGCGCCACGCTGATCGATGTCGGCAAGCGGCCGAAGCGCCACACCCTGCCGCAGGAGGCGATCAACCGACTGCTCGTCGAACAGGCCCGCGCCGGGCGCATGGTGGTCCGCCTGAAGGGCGGCGACCCCTTCGTATTCGGGCGCGGCGGCGAGGAGGCGATGGATCTGGCCGCCGCCGGCATCGCCTGCGAGGTGGTGCCCGGCATCACGGCGGCGCAGGGCGCGGCCGCGAGCCTGGGCGTGCCGCTGACCCATCGCGGCGTCGCCGAGCACGTCACCTATCTGACCGGCCATTGCCGGTCCGACAAGCCGCTCGATTTCGACTTCGCCAAGCTGGCCGACCCGAACGGCACCCTGGTCGTCTATATGGGCCTGGCCACGATCGGCGAGATGGCCGCACGCCTCATCGAGCACGGCCTCGGTGCCGAGACGCCGGTCCTGGTGGTCGAACGGGCCACAACGGCCGGCGAGCGCCGCCATCTGAGCGCGCTCGGCCAGGTCGCCGCCGATACGCAGGCGCTTGGCTTCGAGGGGCCGACCCTGTTCTTGATCGGGCGGGTCGCGGGGCTCGCCCTGGCGCTCGGGAGGCTCGGCGATGCGGACGCCGCCTTCGCCGTCGCGGCGCAGTAG
- a CDS encoding c-type cytochrome, translating to MRTPPSPSRRSSPAAVPGAVLAIVLAVLALGPVLPRAAEPRAVRPLEDLVRQDCGSCHGLTLKGGLGPPLLPAALDGKPAEALAEVILDGIPGTPMPPWRGLLDDGEARRIAAMLKKGLAP from the coding sequence ATGCGGACGCCGCCTTCGCCGTCGCGGCGCAGTAGCCCGGCGGCGGTTCCCGGCGCGGTGCTGGCGATCGTTCTGGCCGTCCTCGCGCTCGGCCCCGTCCTGCCGCGCGCCGCCGAGCCGCGTGCGGTCCGTCCGCTCGAGGACCTGGTCCGCCAGGATTGCGGCTCCTGCCATGGCCTGACGCTGAAGGGCGGGCTCGGCCCGCCGCTGCTGCCGGCCGCGCTCGACGGCAAGCCCGCCGAGGCCCTCGCCGAGGTCATCCTCGACGGCATTCCCGGAACCCCCATGCCGCCCTGGCGCGGCCTCCTCGACGACGGGGAGGCGCGCCGCATCGCCGCCATGCTCAAGAAGGGCCTTGCCCCATGA
- a CDS encoding cytochrome D1 domain-containing protein, with product MTAPAASRRALLAGLAGALAAPAATGIARAADAPALRGTGDLGLVIERAAGAVLLVETTGRSRLARIDGLGDLSHASVCFSRDERYAYLFGRDGGLTKIDMLAARIDRRIVQAGNAIGGAISDDGTLVAVSNYEPGGVRIFDAATLAPVADIPAVDSRGNRSKTVGLVDIPFRGFAWSLYEGGEIWVADFWNRGNSPKLTRIFDIGRLPYDGVVTADGRHYVAGLFGEDALIRVDLWADSLKPERVLAGYGKGEAPLPVYKMPHLEGWAAVGDRLLIPAVGRHEVLVVDRERFAPVAAIPVHGQPVFIVARPDGRQAWVNFAHPLNDTVQVIDIPSLTVVHGFMPGPAVLHLEFTPRGHEVWISVRDADRVDIHETRSFGKVGEVAAAKPSGIFFTPRAHRIGV from the coding sequence ATGACCGCTCCTGCCGCATCCCGCCGCGCCCTCCTCGCCGGTCTCGCCGGCGCTCTCGCGGCCCCCGCCGCCACCGGCATCGCCCGGGCCGCCGATGCCCCGGCCCTGCGCGGCACCGGCGATCTCGGTCTCGTCATCGAACGCGCCGCCGGCGCCGTCCTGCTGGTCGAGACCACCGGCCGCAGCCGGCTCGCCCGCATCGACGGGCTCGGCGATCTCTCCCATGCCTCGGTCTGCTTCTCGCGCGACGAGCGCTACGCCTATCTGTTCGGGCGCGACGGCGGCCTGACCAAGATCGACATGCTCGCCGCCCGCATCGACCGGCGCATCGTCCAGGCCGGCAATGCGATCGGCGGCGCGATTTCCGACGACGGCACGCTGGTGGCGGTCTCCAACTACGAGCCGGGCGGGGTGCGCATCTTCGATGCCGCGACGCTGGCGCCGGTCGCCGACATTCCGGCCGTGGACAGCCGCGGCAACCGCTCCAAGACGGTCGGGCTGGTCGACATCCCGTTCCGCGGTTTCGCCTGGTCGCTCTATGAGGGCGGCGAGATCTGGGTCGCCGATTTCTGGAACCGCGGCAACAGCCCGAAGCTCACCCGGATCTTCGATATCGGCCGGCTGCCCTATGACGGCGTCGTCACCGCCGACGGCCGGCACTATGTCGCCGGGCTGTTCGGCGAGGATGCGCTGATCCGGGTCGATCTCTGGGCCGACAGCCTGAAGCCCGAGCGTGTGCTGGCCGGCTACGGCAAGGGCGAGGCGCCGCTGCCGGTCTACAAGATGCCGCATCTGGAGGGCTGGGCGGCGGTCGGCGACCGCCTGCTCATCCCGGCGGTCGGCCGTCACGAGGTCCTGGTGGTCGATCGGGAGCGCTTCGCGCCCGTCGCCGCCATCCCGGTGCACGGCCAGCCGGTCTTCATCGTCGCGCGGCCCGACGGCCGGCAGGCCTGGGTCAACTTCGCCCATCCGCTCAACGACACCGTCCAGGTGATCGACATTCCCTCGCTCACGGTGGTGCACGGCTTCATGCCCGGCCCGGCCGTGCTGCATCTCGAATTCACCCCGCGCGGGCACGAGGTCTGGATCTCGGTGCGCGATGCCGACCGGGTCGACATCCACGAGACGCGTAGCTTCGGCAAGGTCGGCGAGGTGGCGGCCGCAAAACCGTCCGGCATCTTCTTCACCCCGCGCGCCCACCGGATCGGGGTCTAG
- the ahbB gene encoding siroheme decarboxylase subunit beta: MHAPLLTPLESRLLDAWQRDFPLFPEPWPEVAAAAGTSPAAALAAVANLIETGLASRLGAVVRPNTAGASTLAALVCRPTEVSELGPVVSAEAGVNHNYEREHARLPLWFVVTEADEPAVAATLNRIGTATGRPVLALPLEREYRIDLGFALGGACLGTAGPHRAGSRMAALPAAIGKVSAADRVLLAAIEDGLPLVERPYRAVAERLGLSETAVLARLAAMVAGGAIKRFGIIVRHRPLGWRANAMVVFDAPADAVDDLADLFLDEPAVTLLYRRRPAPPLWPYRLYAMIHGRDRGEVGRVIERLVARAGCPLGHEILFSSRCFKQTGARFSRVLEPVS; this comes from the coding sequence ATGCATGCGCCCCTGCTGACGCCGCTCGAATCGCGCCTGCTCGACGCCTGGCAGCGCGACTTCCCGCTCTTCCCCGAGCCCTGGCCGGAGGTCGCCGCCGCCGCCGGAACCAGCCCGGCGGCCGCCCTTGCGGCGGTCGCCAATCTGATCGAAACCGGTCTCGCTTCCCGGCTCGGCGCGGTGGTCCGTCCCAACACGGCCGGCGCCAGCACGCTGGCGGCGTTGGTCTGCAGGCCTACCGAGGTGTCCGAACTCGGCCCCGTGGTCTCGGCCGAGGCGGGCGTCAACCACAACTACGAGCGCGAGCATGCGCGCCTGCCGCTGTGGTTCGTGGTCACCGAGGCCGACGAACCGGCGGTCGCCGCCACGCTCAACCGCATCGGGACCGCGACCGGGCGCCCGGTTCTGGCCCTGCCGCTGGAACGGGAATACCGCATCGATCTCGGCTTCGCGCTCGGCGGGGCCTGCCTCGGCACCGCCGGCCCGCATCGGGCCGGTTCCCGCATGGCCGCACTGCCGGCCGCGATCGGCAAGGTCTCGGCCGCCGACCGCGTGCTTCTGGCCGCCATCGAGGACGGCCTGCCGCTGGTCGAGCGGCCCTACCGGGCGGTCGCCGAGCGGCTTGGCCTGTCCGAGACGGCGGTGCTCGCGCGCCTGGCCGCGATGGTGGCGGGCGGGGCGATCAAGCGCTTCGGCATCATCGTGCGGCACCGCCCGCTCGGCTGGCGCGCCAACGCGATGGTGGTGTTCGATGCTCCCGCGGACGCCGTCGACGACCTGGCCGATCTCTTTCTCGACGAGCCGGCCGTGACGCTGCTCTACCGGCGCCGGCCGGCCCCGCCGCTCTGGCCCTACCGGCTCTATGCCATGATCCACGGCCGGGACCGCGGCGAGGTCGGCCGGGTCATCGAACGGCTGGTCGCGAGGGCCGGCTGTCCGCTCGGCCACGAGATCCTGTTCTCGAGCCGCTGCTTCAAGCAGACCGGTGCCCGCTTCTCCCGCGTGCTGGAGCCGGTGTCGTGA
- a CDS encoding Lrp/AsnC family transcriptional regulator, translated as MTGAPDAVDRRLINALQGGFPVVPRPFAAVAEALGLDEDDVIGRIARLVEAGILSRFGPMLDAERLGGAVCLCALAVPPERFDVVAAMLADMPAVAHNYERRHALNMWFVLATETPQGIEAAARAVEAATGLAVARFPKEREYFIGMRVEA; from the coding sequence GTGACCGGCGCGCCCGATGCCGTCGACCGGCGGCTGATCAACGCCCTTCAGGGCGGGTTTCCGGTCGTCCCGCGGCCCTTCGCGGCGGTCGCCGAAGCCCTCGGCCTGGACGAGGACGACGTGATCGGCCGTATCGCGCGTCTGGTCGAGGCCGGCATACTGTCGCGCTTCGGGCCGATGCTCGATGCCGAACGGCTCGGCGGCGCGGTCTGTCTGTGCGCGCTCGCGGTGCCGCCGGAACGCTTCGATGTCGTGGCCGCGATGCTGGCCGACATGCCGGCTGTCGCCCACAATTACGAGCGCCGCCACGCGCTCAACATGTGGTTCGTGCTGGCGACCGAGACGCCGCAGGGGATCGAGGCCGCCGCCCGCGCCGTCGAGGCGGCGACCGGTCTGGCGGTGGCACGGTTTCCGAAGGAACGGGAATATTTCATCGGCATGAGGGTCGAGGCATGA